In Acidisarcina polymorpha, the DNA window TCACCACATTTACGATCTCGGCGAACCAGCGCCGGATCCGACCTGTTATCTCGCCTCGACGACACGCACCGAGCCGGCGACCGCTCCTCCCGGCGGCGATGCGCTTTACGTCCTCGTGCACACGCCCTTTCTGCGCCCTAAACATGACTGGTCAAAGATGTTTCCGGCCTATCGCCAAGTCATCCTCGACAAGCTCAAGCGGACTGCGGGCCTGACCGATATAGAAGACCGCATTGTTTTCGAAAGGGCACTCACGCCAGTCGACATTCACAACCGCTACAAGGTGCTGAACGGCGCAATCTACGGCCTCTCGAGTCATGGCCGTCTCAATGGAGCGTTCAAGCCTGCCAATGCCAGCCGCGAAGTGGACGGATTGTTTCTCGCTGGTGGCGCGGCCCACCCCGGTCCCGGCATGCCGATGGTCATGATGTCGGGATGGATTGCTGCCGATGCGCTCGACCAGCGGTACACCGGAGGATCGCCACGCAGGCAAATCGAAGAGACGCTTTCCGCCGCATCATGAACATGGAGCGGAGACCGGGTGATTCAGTCACCAAGCCTTCAAGGCGCCTGCTGGCTGCCTTTGCCCTCTATCTTCGCTGGTACATCGGTCGCCACTTCCATGCTTTGCGCATCGCCCATAGCGAGAGGTTTCCGCGGTCGGTGCAGGGCCCGACAATCATCTATCTCAACCATCCATCCTGGTGGGATCCGCTGACGTGCATCATGGTTTCCCGCTACTTTTTGCCGCTTGCGAGCCACTACGCGCCTATGGATGAGTCGGCTCTGGCGCGTTATGGATTCTTTGGCAGACTCGGGCTCTTCCCGGTTGAACTCAACTCGCCACGCGGGGCCAGGCAGTTTCTTCGTTCCAGCGCAAAAATCTTGTCGACACCGAACTCGGTTTTGTGGCTTACACCGCAAGGCCACTTTACCGATCCGCGGCCTCGGCCACTTGTTTTGAAAACGGGATTGGCCTCGCTGCTTTCGCGCTTCCCCTCAGCAACACTGATACCGCTGGCGATCGAGTACACCTATTGGGATGAGCGTCTTCCGGAGATACTGCTGAACATCGGTCTTCCTCTTCGTGCCAGCGACAGCCTTTCGAAGACGTCCGAGTGCAACGCGGTACTAGCCGCCTCGTTGAGTGCGGCTCAGGATGAACTTGCACGTCTCGCGATCACTCGCGACGCCGGTCACTTCGAAGCGCTGCTTGAGGGAGGCGCGGGCGTCGGGGCCTTCTACGACCTCTGGCAGCGCTTCCGTGCCGGCTCCCGCGGAGAGCGCTACCAGGCCGAACATGGGAGTATTCATCGCTCATGATTCTTATTCGTCTAATTGAACTCGTCCTATTTTGTTCCGTCGTTCCAGCAGCATTGTTTTTGTGGAACGTCGCTCTCTATCACGAACCGCGGAAGAGCGGAATAGCTGAACTCAAGCCGTTATCTGTCCTGATTCCGGCGCGCAATGAAGAGCGTTCCATCTGTGCATCCGTTGAAAGCGTGCTGCTCTCCCGGGATATTGAATTCGAGATTATTGTTCTCGATGATTCCTCGACAGACCGTACGGAAGAGATGGTCGCTCAGATCGCTGCAAGCGACCCGCGGGTCCGCGTTGAGCCCGCGCCTCCGCTCCCAGCGGGATGGAACGGCAAGCAACACGCCTGCTATGTTCTGGCCTCACTCGCCCGTTATGACACCTTCTGTTTTCTCGATGCAGATGTCCGCCTTCAGCCGGGAGCGCTCTCGAGGATGTCTGCATTTCTCGAGACTTCCGGCTCCGACCTTGTCAGTGGATTTCCATTTCAAGAAACCAAGACCTTCCTCGAGTGGTTACTGCTTCCGCTGATCCACTTCGTTCTGCTTGCCTATCTCCCGATTGCCGGCATGCGCAAATTTCGGGCCCCGGGCTTTGCTGCCGGCTGCGGCCAGTTCCTGATGGTGCGCCGTGCACCTTACTTTCAAAGCGGAGGCCACGCCGCCATTCGCACCACCATGCATGACGGGCTTCTGCTACCGCAGCTGTTACGAAAGCATGGTTTTCGCACCGATATCGCGGACCTAACGAATCTTGCGACCTGCCGGATGTATCAATGTTCCTCGGAAGTATGGAGCGGACTCGCGAAGAATGCTACCGAAGGACTTGCTGCCCCCTCCCGCATCTTGTTCTTCAGTGGACTTCTGTTTTTCGGCCAGATAGCCCCGCTGCTACTGGCGGTTGCCATCCTGATTACACCGCTCTCTGTTATTGGCGTAATCAGGCCCTGGATCTTTGCTGCCGTGCTCGCTTCGTTGTTACCCCGGCTCGTCGCAGTTATGCGTTTTCGTCAACGCTTGATGAGCGCAGTCTTGCATCCGATCGGTATTGCGGTACTGTTGGCTCTTCAGTGGTATGCGTTTTTTAGGAAATTGGCCGGCCAGCAAGCGACGTGGAAGGACCGCGTCTACAACGCAGGCTAGCTACGAATGCTCCTGTGAAGACTGTTCGGCCCGAATGTGAGCTTATAAAATTCGATTCGGAATGAAGATCAATTACCTCCAAGTCGCGCTCCTGGTTGGGGCCTTAACTCTGCCTCGGATCTTTGCCGATGCAGCAAAGGACCCGGCACGTTCGACCGGTCAGCAAACTCTTTCACCTACGTTCAATCAGCGGCTCGCATCCGCCCGGCTCGCCTACTTTCAAGATCTCGAGGGCGATCATGCCGCGCACTTGCAAGCGAGGCAACAATTTGCCGCGCTCGCCAGTGAACGGCCCAATGATGCCGTAGTCGAGGCCTATATCGGCAGCCTCGATCTGCTTGACGCGGCCCGCACCTGGGCTTTCTGGAATAAGCATGTGCTGTCTCAGCAAGGATTGCATGAACTTGACCAGGCGGTCGATCAAGACTCCACCAATCTGGAGGTCCGGTTTATCCGCGCTGCTACGACCTGGCATCTTCCCTTCTTCTTTCACCGCCGGGAGCAAGCTGAAAGCGACTTTGCCTTTATCGCTCCGCGCGCTGCCCAGGCAGTCGCCAACGGAAGCTTGCCCCCGCAACTCGGTGCGGCCGCGCTCGATTATTACGGCCAGGTACTCAGCGATAAGAGTGACGCTGCCGCCGCCCGTAACGCCTTTGAAGCGGCGGTCCGTCTTGACGGGTCAAGTCCCGGGGGCAAAGACGCGTCACGACGATTGAAGCAGACCGACTGATGGAATCAGGATTCGCTGTCGTTCAACGGCTTTTTCGCGAAGTAGTACAGCGAAAAAGCCAGCATCACGAACATGATCACAGACACCCAATCATGAAAGAGGAAGGTTTTCGGGAACTTCAATATGTCCGTATGTCCGGTGGCAGCTTCATAGAGTTTCAAGGCGACACCTAAGAGGCCGACGATTCCGCCAGCGGCAATAAGGCCGCTCGCGTAGAGTGAACCCGGGCTGATTTCACTCTCGGTACTTCCGCCTCCAGCCTTAGCGACGGCGCGATCGACCATCCAGCGGACGATCCCACCGACGAAGATTGCCAATGTGGTGGCGATGGAGAGATAAGCGCCTACCGCAAACGATAGTGAACGAATGCCCAGCAGTTCGACTACGATCACCAGAAAGACCCCAAGGAGGACCAGCCCCCAAGGTAGTTTTCGAGTGAGAATGCCGTTGATCACTGTAGCCATCAACCGCGCCTGCGGGGCCGCGGCCTTTTCACTGCCGATGCCTTGCACCCACTGCACTTCAATTCTGCCGGTTGCCGGATTGTAGAGGTACTTACCGTCGGCTAACTCTGGAGAGCCTAACGCGTTCAGTAAGACATAGTTGCTGCCTTGCAGTGCGGCCGAGGAACTGCTTCCGGCAATGCGAAAAGACCTGCGGGTGAAGGTCCCCTGGTCCCGCACTCCCGAATGGCTCGCGTTGAGGTTCCATGCTTGTGAGGTCGCATGAAACTCCTCCAGTCCTTTATTCATCGCGTTCAGTGTAAGGCCGATGACAACGGTGGAGACGACCACGCCGATCATCAGGGCGACTTGTTGCTTCCAGGGAGTTGCGCCAATAAGAAACCCCGTCTTCAAGTCTTGCGAGGTGTCGCCAGAGTTCGATGCGGCGATGCATACCACCCCGCCTATGGTGATCGCGAGTGCGCCAAATGCGGGGGCCGTCCAACCTTTTACCAGGAAGATCGCCGAGGTGGCCATCAGCGTGGCGATCGTCATACCCGAAACCGGACTTGCGGAGCTGCCGATCAGCCCTACGATCCGCGACGAGACGGTAACAAATAGAAATCCAAAGATCACTACCAGCAAGGAGGCGGCAAGATTCGCGAGCAAACCAACCTGTGCTCCCGGTACCGGCTTGAAGGTAAGGAAGAGAAACATGATCAATACCAGGAGCGCGGAACCGCCAACCACAACGCTCATCGGCAAATCATCTTCGGTACGCAAGGCGGCCGTCTTGCCAGCCTTGCTCCTCATGGTCTTCAATCCTGAGCGCAGCGCATTGAAGATGGTCGGCAGCGTCTTCAGCAGAGTGATCAAGCCTGCCGCAGCTACGGCGCCGGCACCCATCGGCCTGATATAAGTCGACCAGAGTTCACTAGGGGACATCGCTGCAATCGGCTTCGTCGCCGGGTAGAGGGGCAGTGTATAGTGCGACCCGAAGAAGTAAATCGCGGGCATCAGCACCAGCCAAGAAAAGACGCCGCCTGCGAAGATCACGCCCGCCACTCGCGGTCCGATGATGTAGCCGACGCCCAGGTATTCAGGAGTGGC includes these proteins:
- a CDS encoding OPT family oligopeptide transporter codes for the protein MPERPAAFEPFIPASETRPEFTFRAILLGSLFGILFGAVTVYVGLRAGLTVAASIPISVLSISVLRALGRASILENNIVQTTGNAGQSIASGVIFTLPALVFLGFDLEYSRIFLLALIGGWLGVLFMIPLRRQLIVEEHGHLTYPEGTACADVLLAGERGGSFAGRVFLGLGLGGIYTLFQNENLLGAWPGTPDWQPDFGPQHVMKGAAIRADATPEYLGVGYIIGPRVAGVIFAGGVFSWLVLMPAIYFFGSHYTLPLYPATKPIAAMSPSELWSTYIRPMGAGAVAAAGLITLLKTLPTIFNALRSGLKTMRSKAGKTAALRTEDDLPMSVVVGGSALLVLIMFLFLTFKPVPGAQVGLLANLAASLLVVIFGFLFVTVSSRIVGLIGSSASPVSGMTIATLMATSAIFLVKGWTAPAFGALAITIGGVVCIAASNSGDTSQDLKTGFLIGATPWKQQVALMIGVVVSTVVIGLTLNAMNKGLEEFHATSQAWNLNASHSGVRDQGTFTRRSFRIAGSSSSAALQGSNYVLLNALGSPELADGKYLYNPATGRIEVQWVQGIGSEKAAAPQARLMATVINGILTRKLPWGLVLLGVFLVIVVELLGIRSLSFAVGAYLSIATTLAIFVGGIVRWMVDRAVAKAGGGSTESEISPGSLYASGLIAAGGIVGLLGVALKLYEAATGHTDILKFPKTFLFHDWVSVIMFVMLAFSLYYFAKKPLNDSES
- a CDS encoding lysophospholipid acyltransferase family protein, whose product is MERRPGDSVTKPSRRLLAAFALYLRWYIGRHFHALRIAHSERFPRSVQGPTIIYLNHPSWWDPLTCIMVSRYFLPLASHYAPMDESALARYGFFGRLGLFPVELNSPRGARQFLRSSAKILSTPNSVLWLTPQGHFTDPRPRPLVLKTGLASLLSRFPSATLIPLAIEYTYWDERLPEILLNIGLPLRASDSLSKTSECNAVLAASLSAAQDELARLAITRDAGHFEALLEGGAGVGAFYDLWQRFRAGSRGERYQAEHGSIHRS
- a CDS encoding glycosyltransferase family 2 protein: MILIRLIELVLFCSVVPAALFLWNVALYHEPRKSGIAELKPLSVLIPARNEERSICASVESVLLSRDIEFEIIVLDDSSTDRTEEMVAQIAASDPRVRVEPAPPLPAGWNGKQHACYVLASLARYDTFCFLDADVRLQPGALSRMSAFLETSGSDLVSGFPFQETKTFLEWLLLPLIHFVLLAYLPIAGMRKFRAPGFAAGCGQFLMVRRAPYFQSGGHAAIRTTMHDGLLLPQLLRKHGFRTDIADLTNLATCRMYQCSSEVWSGLAKNATEGLAAPSRILFFSGLLFFGQIAPLLLAVAILITPLSVIGVIRPWIFAAVLASLLPRLVAVMRFRQRLMSAVLHPIGIAVLLALQWYAFFRKLAGQQATWKDRVYNAG